The genomic region ATTTCCGCTTGCTGCGCTGAAGTGGGTTCAATTTTCAACTTGGTATCGGCATCCGGGTTAAAGGGAACAAAGTTATCCTTTAACATCTCTAAAGTCTGATGCAACTGAAAATGGTAATAGGACGACAATATTTTACAAAAATCCCGGAACTTTTCGACATCTGCGGGGGCCAACTGGCCGTCTTCAACGCAAAGTTCGATCAAATCGGAGCGACGATAGGGAATGAAAGCTTCGCGGTCTTTATAAATTGCCATAATACCGATGTTGTGGATAGCATGGCTCATACGAGCGGTGATCTAGGTAATAGCATAAACAATTGTTGACACTAAGAAAATAGTCAGCCTGCTGTTTGATGATGTTTGGCCCTATAGCACGGTAGCTTCGCGCTGGCATCGGCTGATTCCCGTTTGGCAAGGCAAAGCTTAAAATATAAGGAAAACTGCACTTTTGTGGCTGTTATGACCATCACCACCGCTAAACGCTTTACTGTAGCTGAATATCACCGTCTTGCAGAACTCAGATTTTTGGCTGATAATAACCGATTTGAGCTAATTAAGGGAGAAATTGTCAAAATGGCAGCTAAAGGTACACCCCACTCTGTTTGCGAAACCCGTTTGGAACGCGAGTTATTCAAGCTAGTGGGAGAACGTGCGACACTGCGAGGACAACAACCGATTATTATCCCTGATGATAGTGAACCAGAACCGGATTTGGTCATTGCAAGGAATCGCGACGATAATTATCTTAGCTCTCATCCCAGTCCGGTTGATGTGTTGTTGTTAATTGAAATTTCAGACTCAACTTTAAGTTATGACCAAGGTGTTAAATTACCTCTTTATGCTGAAGCAGGGATATCTGACTATTGGATATTCAATTTAGTGGCTAATTATCTAGAATGTTACAGTCAACCATATCAGGATGAGAGAGGTAATTTTGGCGATCGCCAGAGAGTGATTTTTTTGCCCAATGAGTCAGTTAATTTGCCTGGTTTTCCTGAGTTATTGGTTGATTTATCTAAGGTTTTTCCGATAGTTAAGGATCGGGGTTAGGGAAATTGGGGACGAAGTGCGATCGCACCTGTTGTATAATTGTACTATTACCCGCAACTCTTAATGTTTCCAGGGTTTATTCTTATTCCATAATACCACTCACATCCAAGCGCATCCCATAAACTTATGCAAGCATACAAAGCAAAAGCTAAAATCGACCAATCCGGTCACTTGATTATTACAGAACCGATCGACTTACCAACAGGAGATGTCGAAGTCATCATCTTGCAGGAAATTGAAAATGACGCTTATTCTGTAAATCAGAAACAAGAACCACCAGAAACCAAAACTAAAACCATCCCTGCGCTATACAGTACAAACATTTTTAGCGATTGGCTAGCAAAGGCAAAACCAGTTTCTTCAGACTTCGATGCGGAACAAGTTCGATTAGAAGCTTTAGAGGAGAAACACCGTTGAAAGTTCTCATAGATACCAATATTATTATGGATGTTGCTCTCCAGCGACAGCCTTTTTTTGCAGCCAGCAACCTAGTTTTCTCGCTGATTCAGTAGAAACAGTTTGAAGGGTATGTTTCAGCATCAACTTTTGGCGAGCTCTACTACCTAATTCGTAAAGAGCAAGGGCGAGAATTGGCACTTAATTTTTTAAGCAGGCTAGCCACAATATGCAAAGTTGCCAATGTCAACGAAGCCGCAATTACAATGGCACTTACTGCCAATTTCCGCGACTTTGAAGATGCAATTCAATACTCTACAGCCGTCATCAATCAACTAGAAGCCATCGTTACCCGCAATCCCCAAGATTATACAAACGTAACCGTGCGGATTCTCACCCCTACCCAACTGATTCAGGAACTTGAGATATTGCCCTGATGATGTTCTAAACTGAGAAAGCAATCATCTCTGTAGGGAAAAGGAACAAACGATGCGACTCTCTCAAATGCTATTCGTCACGCTGCGGGAAGATCCAGCCGAAGCAGAAATCCCCAGTCACAAACTACTACTCCGCGCAGGCTACATCCGTCGCATTGGTAGCGGTATCTACGCCTATCTCCCCTTGATGTGGCGGGTGCTGCAAAAAGTTTCTCAGATTGTGCGCGAGGAAATGAACGCTACCCTAGCACAAGAGTGTCTGCTACCGCAGCTGCAACCCTCAGAGTTATGGCGCGAGTCGGGTCGCTGGGACACCTACACCCAAGCTGAGGGTATTATGTTCGCTCTCACAGACCGACAAGAGCGAGAATTAGGATTGGGGCCAACTCACGAAGAAGTAATTACTACTATTGCTAAGGAAATGATTCGTTCCTATCGGCAATTACCTCTGCACTTGTACCAAATTCAAACCAAATTCCGCGATGAAATCCGCCCCAGATTTGGTTTGATGCGCGGACGCGAATTCATTATGAAAGATGGCTATTCGTTCCACGCTGATGAGGAAAGCCTGAAGAAAACTTATCAGGATATGCACCAAGCTTACAGCAATATGTTACGGCGCTGCGGTTTAAGTTTTCGTGCAGTGCAAGCTGATTCAGGCGCAATTGGTGGTTCTGGTTCTCAAGAATTTATGGTACTAGCGGAAGCGGGAGAAGATGAGGTTTTATACACCGAAGATGGTCAGTACGCGGCTAATGTAGAAAAAGCTGTTTCTTTGCCAGCCGATGCAGAAACTTCTATTTTCACAAGTTATGAAAAACGCGAAACTCCTGGAACAGATACAATAGAAAAACTCTGCAAATTCCTCAAATCTTCTCCCACTCAAGTGGTAAAAAATGTCCTTTATCAGGCTGTTTACGATAATGGCATGACCGTGTTGGTACTGGTGATAATTCGCGCCGATCAAGAAGTTAATGAGGTAAAGTTGCAGAATGAATTGACTAAGTTGTCGGCGAACTACGGAGGTAAAACTTTGTTATTGCTGACGGTTCCAGACGCAGAAGCACAACAAAAATGGGCGGCAAAATCTTTACCTTTGGGATATATTGCTCCTGATATCGCTGATGATTATATTGCCGAGCATAAGCAGGTTAATTCTAAGTTTCTGCGATTGGTTGATAAGACTGTTGTCGATTTAAAGAATTTCGTGACTGGTTCTAATGAGTCTGGCTATCATGTTGTTGGTGCTAATTGGGGCGAGCCATTGAAATTACCGGAAATTGTGGTGGATGTAAGAAAAGCTCGTCCGGGCGATCGGGCCATGCACAACCCAGATCAAACCTTACAAAGCGCCAGAGGAATTGAAGTCGGTCATATCTTCCAACTTGGCATCAAATATTCTAAAGCAATGGGAGCCACCTATACCAACGAACAAGGCGAAGAAGTTCCCCTAGTGATGGGTTGTTATGGTGTCGGCGTATCGCGATTAGCTCAATCTGCGGTAGAACAATCTTATGACAAAGATGGAATAATTTGGCCTGTTGCGATCGCACCATATCACGTCATCATCTCAGTTCCCAATGTAAGTGACGCCGATCAACTGCAAGCAGCCGAACAACTTTACGACCAGCTAAATGAAGCCGGAATTGAAACTCTACTTGATGACCGTAACGAACGCGCTGGGGTAAAATTCAAAGATGCCGATTTGATTGGAATTCCCTATCGCATTGTCACCGGAAAATCTCTTAAATCAGGCAAAGTTGAAGTTGTGGAAAGAGCAAATCACAAAGCTCATGAAATTGCTCTTGATGAAGTTGTTGCCACACTCAAACAGTGGATTGATGCTGAAAAGCAAAAATAAAAGAGGCAAACCAATTACCTTTTTCCCAATTACCAATTACCTTTTACCCAATGGAATTAATCACAATCCTTTTATCTGGCTTGCTTGGTTTCCTCTCCCCAGTTGGGTTCGTCGTCGATAGCGTGGCCCAGAATGCGATTCGCTCCCGATTTGCCAAGGTGGAACAGCTGCAAGTCCGCGTTGACAACGCTCCCTCCCACCAGCTTATACAAGGTAAGGTAGAACGGGTGAGGATTGCTGGGCGCGGCTTGTGGGTGACGCCAAATTTGCGAATAGCTGCCCTGGAATTGGAAACCGATCGCCTTGATGTCAATTTACAGGGTCTGAGACAGCCCCGTCCGAGTTCCCCCGCCAGAGAGTCTCAGAGATTGCCAACTGGGGCTTTGCGGCAACCAGTGCAGGCGGGATTGCGTTTGGTTTTAACCGAGCAGGATATCAACAAACTCCTGCAATCACCAGATGTAACAGCTAGGTTGCGTACTTTGGGAAACCGCTTTTTGGGCAATATGGGCGGCCTACAGGCCCAAGCCTACGAGTTGACCAATCCACGAGTGGAATTTCTGGCTGATAACCGCCTGCGCTTGCAGGTGGCATTACAAGAAAAAGGCGAAACTGTAACCGCGCAAACCAGTTCCAAACAGCTGACTCTTACGGTAGAGTCGGGGCTGGGTATAGTGTCTGGGCATCAGGTGCAATTTGTTTCGCCAAAAGCCTCTCTCAACGATAATCCCGTTCCCGCTTTCTTGCTAAACCCGATCGTGCAAAGTCTCACTCAGCAGTTGGATCTCCATAAACTGGAAGAGGCCGGAATTACAGCGCGGCTCCTACAATTAGATGTGAATCAAAAGCAAATGGAAATAGCGGCGTTTGTGCGAGTACAGCCACAGCCCCCGCCTGAAAAAGGGAAAAACTAATATTTTCTCCGTAATAATCACATTTTCACGTACTTTGGATTACCGTCTCCTCACACCAAACCTGCCAATTCTTAAGGAGATACCTGTTTATGGATAAGCGACAACCGCCTCGTCGTGTTCCTCCTCGTGCCATTGCGACTATCGGGGCGCTGATTTTAGCTATTGGTGGCGGAACGGTTTGGTTGGCACTTAACTCGCGCACTCCTACCCCTGCCCCTATCCCCACGTCTGCCAACTCTATGCAGGCAGTACCAGTACAGGATACGGCTGATATTTATTGGCTTCAAGATCGGGACAATAAATTTGAGTTGGTTGCTCGTCCTGTAACGCTGGATAAGGCTGCAAGCAAAAATCCCAGCGCTATTTTAGAGCAAGCTTTCATCCGCTTATTGGCTGGGCCTAGCGATACCAATGACCGCGTTTCTACAAGCATTCCCAAAGGAACCAAACTACGGAGCGTAACCGTTCAAAATGACGGTGTTAGTGTCGATCTGTCCCAGGAGTTTATGTCTGGCGGTGGCAGTGCTTCGATGACGGGGCGTTTGGGACAAGTCATCTACACGGCTACCAGCTTAAACCCAAATGCTAAGGTCTTTATCTCTGTGGATGGGAAACGTCTGGAGACTTTAGGCGGTGAAGGTTTGGTGCTGGAACAGCCATTGACTCGCCAAGGTTTTCAGAAAGACTTTCCCCTGTAGAGTCATTGGTGATTGGTCATTGGTCATTGGTCAGGGAAAAAGAATCCTTCTTTTGAATGAGTGACTTTTGACTTTTGACTTTTCTAGCCCCATCACTCCTTGCTGGCTAGGCTAAAGTCTCGAAAGCAACGAGCTTGCTCTTCAATGCGGGTTGCTAAGCGATCGCAAACCAAGTTACACAGATCGAAAATTAACTCATCCTCCACCTTGTAGTAGGCGGAAGTTCCTTCACTCCGGCGGCTAAGGATACCAGCTTGCAGCATCACTTTCAGGTGCTTAGAGACGTTAGCCTGACTGGTTTCGGTCGCCTCCACCAGTTCTTGCACGCATTTTTCGCCGTTGCGGAGCAAGTTTAACAGCCGCAGGCGCATTGGTTCGCTCAAAATGCTGAAGTACTCAGCCACTTGTTGCACAACTTCTTGTGGTACAGGTTGCGCTTGTTTCATTTAATTAACTTGGAATTGACCGATCCCCAAATTTTAGCAGTTCTTTTTTCTATGCCAATACAGTAATCCACCATACAACCATCATCCATCAGGGTTAATCCGCATCAAAATTTGGCCATATTCCACAGGTTGACCGTTCTGCACCAAAATTTCGATCACCTGTCCCGAAACTTCTGCTTCGATTTCGTTCATCAGCTTCATTGCTTCAATGATACAGACTGTTTGTCCAGATCGAATGCGATCGCCCACTTCCACAAAAGAGGCTTCATTTGGAGCTGGTGCCCGGTAAAACGTGCCCACCATAGGAGATTTGATCGGTTCCCATTTCTGCTCAACCTGCGGGGGAGCAGA from Argonema galeatum A003/A1 harbors:
- a CDS encoding ArsR/SmtB family transcription factor; this encodes MKQAQPVPQEVVQQVAEYFSILSEPMRLRLLNLLRNGEKCVQELVEATETSQANVSKHLKVMLQAGILSRRSEGTSAYYKVEDELIFDLCNLVCDRLATRIEEQARCFRDFSLASKE
- a CDS encoding DUF2993 domain-containing protein gives rise to the protein MELITILLSGLLGFLSPVGFVVDSVAQNAIRSRFAKVEQLQVRVDNAPSHQLIQGKVERVRIAGRGLWVTPNLRIAALELETDRLDVNLQGLRQPRPSSPARESQRLPTGALRQPVQAGLRLVLTEQDINKLLQSPDVTARLRTLGNRFLGNMGGLQAQAYELTNPRVEFLADNRLRLQVALQEKGETVTAQTSSKQLTLTVESGLGIVSGHQVQFVSPKASLNDNPVPAFLLNPIVQSLTQQLDLHKLEEAGITARLLQLDVNQKQMEIAAFVRVQPQPPPEKGKN
- the accB gene encoding acetyl-CoA carboxylase biotin carboxyl carrier protein produces the protein MELDFNELRELLTVLNGTDITELRLKSADFELTVRKNTGSIREASEPIGSVQPSAPPIAVDAKVLPFYTQAPASGGVAPPTTISAPPQVEQKWEPIKSPMVGTFYRAPAPNEASFVEVGDRIRSGQTVCIIEAMKLMNEIEAEVSGQVIEILVQNGQPVEYGQILMRINPDG
- a CDS encoding proline--tRNA ligase, with amino-acid sequence MRLSQMLFVTLREDPAEAEIPSHKLLLRAGYIRRIGSGIYAYLPLMWRVLQKVSQIVREEMNATLAQECLLPQLQPSELWRESGRWDTYTQAEGIMFALTDRQERELGLGPTHEEVITTIAKEMIRSYRQLPLHLYQIQTKFRDEIRPRFGLMRGREFIMKDGYSFHADEESLKKTYQDMHQAYSNMLRRCGLSFRAVQADSGAIGGSGSQEFMVLAEAGEDEVLYTEDGQYAANVEKAVSLPADAETSIFTSYEKRETPGTDTIEKLCKFLKSSPTQVVKNVLYQAVYDNGMTVLVLVIIRADQEVNEVKLQNELTKLSANYGGKTLLLLTVPDAEAQQKWAAKSLPLGYIAPDIADDYIAEHKQVNSKFLRLVDKTVVDLKNFVTGSNESGYHVVGANWGEPLKLPEIVVDVRKARPGDRAMHNPDQTLQSARGIEVGHIFQLGIKYSKAMGATYTNEQGEEVPLVMGCYGVGVSRLAQSAVEQSYDKDGIIWPVAIAPYHVIISVPNVSDADQLQAAEQLYDQLNEAGIETLLDDRNERAGVKFKDADLIGIPYRIVTGKSLKSGKVEVVERANHKAHEIALDEVVATLKQWIDAEKQK
- a CDS encoding Uma2 family endonuclease, which translates into the protein MTITTAKRFTVAEYHRLAELRFLADNNRFELIKGEIVKMAAKGTPHSVCETRLERELFKLVGERATLRGQQPIIIPDDSEPEPDLVIARNRDDNYLSSHPSPVDVLLLIEISDSTLSYDQGVKLPLYAEAGISDYWIFNLVANYLECYSQPYQDERGNFGDRQRVIFLPNESVNLPGFPELLVDLSKVFPIVKDRG
- a CDS encoding GerMN domain-containing protein codes for the protein MDKRQPPRRVPPRAIATIGALILAIGGGTVWLALNSRTPTPAPIPTSANSMQAVPVQDTADIYWLQDRDNKFELVARPVTLDKAASKNPSAILEQAFIRLLAGPSDTNDRVSTSIPKGTKLRSVTVQNDGVSVDLSQEFMSGGGSASMTGRLGQVIYTATSLNPNAKVFISVDGKRLETLGGEGLVLEQPLTRQGFQKDFPL